One region of Mucilaginibacter gotjawali genomic DNA includes:
- a CDS encoding MFS transporter → MNKNKVGNYRWGIVALLFFATTINYLDRQIIGLLKPTLSAQLHWTETDYSHIVMAFTAFYALGLVLFGSIIDKIGTKLGYTFSLIIWSLAAIGHAVARSTFGFGVARSALGIGEGGNFPAAIKTVAEWFPKKERALATGIFNSGANIGAVVAPILVPWILGIYGWQMAFIITGAIGFIWLIFWLLFYEMPSKHKKLTASEYEFIQSDLDEVYIKTSGENQVKWIKLLGIRQTWTFVTGKFLTDPIWYFLLFWLPSYFSSTFHINLTKPSLPLVIIYTATTIGSIGGGHLSSWLIKKGWPVFKARKTAMLLFALCVVPIMTARFATNIWQAVGLIGLAAAAHQAWSANIFTTASDVFPKKAISSVVGIGSMAGAVGGFFFPQFIGYILDASKKAGHIVTGYNIIFLICGSAYLLAWVLMHLLSPKMKKVDLD, encoded by the coding sequence ATGAATAAAAACAAGGTCGGAAATTACAGATGGGGTATTGTGGCGCTCCTATTTTTTGCAACAACCATCAACTACCTCGACCGGCAAATTATCGGCTTATTAAAACCCACTTTATCAGCGCAACTTCATTGGACAGAAACTGATTATAGCCATATCGTAATGGCATTTACTGCATTTTATGCGTTAGGCTTAGTGCTTTTTGGTAGCATTATCGACAAGATCGGAACTAAACTGGGTTATACATTTTCATTAATTATCTGGAGCCTGGCAGCGATAGGACATGCTGTCGCGAGGTCGACTTTTGGTTTCGGCGTGGCCCGGTCCGCTTTGGGCATTGGCGAAGGCGGCAATTTCCCGGCAGCAATAAAAACAGTTGCCGAATGGTTTCCAAAAAAGGAAAGGGCCCTTGCTACAGGTATTTTTAATTCAGGCGCCAATATTGGCGCAGTGGTTGCTCCCATCCTCGTTCCCTGGATATTGGGTATTTACGGATGGCAGATGGCCTTTATCATCACCGGCGCCATCGGCTTTATCTGGCTCATTTTTTGGCTGCTTTTTTATGAAATGCCATCGAAACATAAAAAACTGACAGCAAGTGAGTATGAATTTATACAAAGCGACCTGGATGAAGTATATATCAAAACCAGCGGGGAAAACCAGGTTAAATGGATAAAACTGTTAGGTATCCGCCAAACATGGACCTTCGTGACCGGCAAATTCCTGACCGACCCCATCTGGTACTTTTTGCTTTTTTGGCTTCCTTCCTATTTTTCCAGCACTTTTCATATCAATCTCACCAAACCCAGCTTGCCCCTGGTAATTATTTATACCGCCACCACCATAGGCAGCATCGGGGGCGGTCACTTATCTTCGTGGCTGATAAAAAAGGGCTGGCCGGTATTTAAAGCCCGTAAAACAGCCATGTTATTGTTTGCCTTGTGTGTTGTACCGATTATGACAGCCCGTTTTGCCACAAATATCTGGCAGGCGGTAGGGTTGATCGGCCTTGCTGCAGCCGCCCACCAGGCATGGAGTGCCAATATTTTCACAACCGCATCCGATGTTTTTCCGAAAAAGGCGATAAGCTCGGTGGTTGGTATCGGCAGCATGGCCGGGGCGGTTGGCGGCTTTTTCTTCCCGCAGTTTATCGGTTATATCCTGGATGCCAGTAAAAAAGCCGGGCATATCGTAACCGGATACAACATTATCTTTTTAATATGCGGCAGCGCATACCTGCTGGCCTGGGTGCTAATGCATCTGCTTTCCCCAAAAATGAAAAAAGTTGATCTCGACTAA
- a CDS encoding beta/alpha barrel domain-containing protein, whose protein sequence is MKIKKAVLNSILTQGMLPLFFYEDPEVSLQITRSLYKAGIRVFEYTNRGKQALDNFKVLRKAVDKEMADLYLGIGTIKNVSEAETFIDAGADFIVSPIVNGEVAKAAHKHKLLWIPGCMTPTEIYAAQKHGAELIKIFPANILGPAFVSSIKELFPGQLFMPTGGVDLTSENINAWFHSGVSAVGMGSKLISREVLDSRLYDKVVTDTITALELVKTAM, encoded by the coding sequence ATGAAAATAAAAAAAGCGGTCCTCAACAGCATCCTCACACAAGGAATGCTGCCTTTATTTTTTTATGAGGACCCGGAAGTAAGCCTGCAAATTACCCGTTCGTTGTATAAAGCCGGGATCAGGGTATTTGAATATACCAACAGGGGTAAACAGGCGTTGGATAATTTTAAAGTATTGCGGAAAGCCGTTGACAAGGAAATGGCTGACCTGTATTTGGGCATAGGGACGATAAAAAACGTATCCGAAGCGGAAACGTTTATTGATGCCGGGGCTGATTTCATCGTATCACCCATCGTAAACGGCGAAGTAGCCAAAGCTGCTCACAAACACAAATTACTGTGGATACCGGGCTGTATGACCCCTACTGAGATTTATGCTGCTCAGAAACACGGCGCCGAGCTGATCAAGATATTCCCGGCAAATATACTCGGTCCGGCCTTTGTAAGTTCAATTAAGGAATTATTTCCGGGGCAGTTATTTATGCCTACCGGCGGAGTGGATCTCACTTCTGAAAACATTAATGCCTGGTTCCACTCCGGCGTAAGCGCGGTTGGTATGGGCAGCAAACTTATCAGCAGGGAGGTTTTGGACAGTCGGCTTTATGACAAGGTAGTAACTGATACCATTACGGCATTGGAGCTGGTAAAAACGGCCATGTAA
- the uxaC gene encoding glucuronate isomerase encodes MKPFLDEDFLLDTKTARRLYHDYAAGLPIIDYHCHLPPDQIANDINFENITRAWLYGDHYKWRALRANGINEAYITGDKTDREKFEAWAATVPYTLRNPLFHWTHLELQRYFDIHEILSPQTAKKIYDECTEKLQSPEYSVKNIIKNRNVEVICTTDDPIDNLTYHQKIKTDNYTVKVLPAFRPDKAMQADNIEALARYIHQLETLIGTDICDFDTYLGALKKRHDYFAANGCRLSDHGLEQLYAANYTDQEIRTIFLKILAQRELTHDEVVKFKSAMLYHFAKWDDEKGWVQQFHLGALRNNNTRALAEIGADTGYDSIGDFAQGRSLSKFMNKLQAENKLAKTILYNLNPGDNELFATMAGNFNDGSIAGKIQFGSAWWFLDQKDGMIKQLNALSNMGLLSRMAGMLTDSRSFLSFPRHEYFRRILCNLLGNDIENGELPNDLEWTGKIVQDISYYNAKTYFGFDQVK; translated from the coding sequence ATGAAACCTTTTTTAGACGAAGATTTTCTACTTGATACCAAAACCGCCCGGCGCTTATATCATGATTATGCTGCGGGGCTACCTATTATCGACTACCACTGCCACCTGCCCCCCGACCAGATTGCCAACGACATCAATTTTGAAAATATTACCCGCGCCTGGCTTTATGGCGACCATTACAAATGGCGGGCTTTGCGTGCCAATGGCATAAACGAAGCTTACATTACAGGAGACAAAACTGACCGTGAAAAGTTTGAGGCCTGGGCCGCAACTGTTCCCTATACACTGCGCAATCCGCTCTTTCACTGGACACATCTTGAATTACAGCGGTATTTTGATATCCACGAAATATTATCGCCGCAAACAGCAAAAAAAATATATGATGAATGCACTGAAAAATTACAGTCGCCTGAGTACAGCGTTAAAAACATTATCAAAAACCGGAATGTAGAAGTTATCTGTACTACAGATGACCCCATTGACAATTTAACCTACCATCAAAAAATAAAGACTGATAATTATACCGTTAAGGTACTGCCCGCATTCCGGCCGGATAAAGCCATGCAGGCTGATAATATTGAAGCGCTTGCCCGGTATATCCATCAGCTTGAAACACTCATAGGTACCGATATCTGCGATTTTGATACTTATCTCGGCGCTTTAAAAAAACGCCACGACTATTTTGCCGCAAATGGCTGCCGCTTGTCTGACCATGGCCTTGAGCAACTCTATGCAGCCAACTATACAGACCAGGAGATCAGGACGATTTTTCTGAAAATATTGGCTCAAAGAGAATTAACCCATGATGAGGTTGTAAAGTTCAAATCGGCAATGTTATATCATTTTGCAAAATGGGATGATGAAAAGGGCTGGGTGCAGCAATTTCACCTTGGCGCATTAAGAAATAATAATACCAGGGCATTAGCTGAAATTGGCGCCGACACGGGATATGATTCTATTGGCGATTTTGCCCAGGGGAGGTCATTGTCAAAATTCATGAACAAATTACAAGCGGAAAATAAACTGGCAAAAACTATCCTCTATAACCTCAATCCCGGCGATAACGAGTTATTTGCAACCATGGCCGGGAACTTTAACGACGGCTCAATCGCCGGAAAGATACAGTTTGGCTCGGCCTGGTGGTTTTTGGATCAAAAAGATGGCATGATCAAACAATTGAATGCGCTCTCAAACATGGGTCTTTTAAGCCGGATGGCAGGTATGTTAACTGACTCGCGCAGCTTCTTATCTTTCCCAAGGCACGAATATTTCAGAAGGATATTGTGCAACCTCCTGGGAAATGATATTGAAAACGGCGAATTGCCCAACGACCTGGAATGGACAGGAAAGATCGTACAGGATATAAGTTATTATAATGCAAAAACATATTTCGGTTTTGACCAGGTAAAATGA
- a CDS encoding sugar kinase: MSALLKQEKNGSILSFGELLIRLCPDADGDWLNMNQIPFYIGGAELNVANALALWAVPVKYFTALPPNGLSAQIITYLDKKGIDTSPIHYGEGRVGLYFLTTGQDLKHNALIYDRAGSAFANLKTGVIDWDKVLQGVTWFHFSAICPAIGQNIADVCKEALEAAEKKGITISVDLNYRSKLWQYGKSPVQVMPGLVKHCDLVMGNIWAAETMLGIEVTPNIHESGQKSIYLKESLRTSETILHQYSKCKAVANTFRFDATNDIKYYSTLYIDNQLYNSGEYETGQVMDKAGSGDCFMAGLIYGFYHQLKMPEILNYATAAAFEKLFIKGDATTRTVAEIKKAIN; this comes from the coding sequence ATGAGCGCACTGCTAAAACAAGAAAAAAACGGGTCTATACTTTCATTTGGCGAATTGCTCATCCGCCTTTGTCCCGATGCGGACGGCGACTGGTTGAACATGAACCAAATCCCTTTTTACATTGGCGGCGCCGAACTGAATGTGGCCAACGCGCTTGCCTTGTGGGCTGTACCTGTAAAATATTTTACAGCCTTACCGCCAAATGGTTTATCAGCACAAATAATAACATACCTGGATAAAAAAGGAATAGATACCTCTCCTATCCATTATGGGGAAGGGCGTGTCGGTCTTTATTTTTTAACTACCGGGCAGGACCTTAAACACAACGCGTTAATTTACGATCGTGCCGGTTCCGCCTTCGCGAATTTAAAGACAGGCGTTATTGACTGGGATAAGGTTTTGCAGGGAGTTACCTGGTTTCACTTCAGCGCCATATGCCCGGCCATAGGCCAAAATATAGCCGACGTTTGTAAAGAGGCGCTGGAAGCCGCTGAAAAAAAAGGGATCACCATTTCAGTCGATCTTAATTACCGGTCTAAATTATGGCAATATGGCAAGTCGCCAGTACAGGTAATGCCCGGCCTTGTAAAACACTGTGATTTGGTGATGGGTAATATTTGGGCGGCCGAAACAATGCTTGGTATCGAAGTAACACCAAACATCCATGAATCCGGGCAAAAAAGCATTTACTTAAAAGAATCATTAAGAACCTCCGAAACTATTTTGCATCAATATTCCAAATGCAAGGCGGTAGCCAATACTTTTCGTTTCGATGCTACAAACGATATAAAATATTATTCAACTTTGTATATCGATAACCAATTGTATAATTCGGGCGAATATGAAACGGGGCAGGTGATGGATAAAGCGGGCAGCGGCGACTGTTTTATGGCCGGACTGATTTATGGCTTTTATCACCAGCTGAAAATGCCTGAAATACTTAATTACGCCACCGCAGCCGCATTTGAAAAATTGTTTATAAAGGGGGATGCGACAACCCGTACTGTCGCCGAAATTAAAAAAGCGATTAATTAA
- a CDS encoding MFS transporter, producing the protein MKAKNDKKTIWAWCMFDWANQSYNMVITTTIFPIYYVYFTTNQKTHYDKVFFFGHQFKNTVLQSYVLGTSYLLIVLMLPILTSIADYKGNKKRYLQFFTWMGALSCAGLFWFKPVANGVPPLELPLIFYGLACIGYCGGFVFYNSYLPQIATLEKQDDVSAKGFMYGYVGSLVLQLLCLLVIQKPTWFGLINDDLPSRISFLMVFVWWMGFSIIPFRILPKGEPNAGKHNYNVLTGGFKELARVFKKVRTMPLLKRFLSSFFFYSVGVQTIMLVAAQFASKELNIGEDTLIPIILVIQVVGVIGAYATAKLSDKYGNVKTLVGLVSIWTVLCLLVYFVSNTPQFFAAAVVVGAVMGGVQSISRSTYSKYLPPNIPDTASYFSFYDVTEKSSIVVGLFVFGLVEALSGKMRNSALVLDGFFAVGLILMVALLVAENKSKKQALVAA; encoded by the coding sequence ATGAAAGCAAAAAACGACAAAAAAACGATATGGGCATGGTGCATGTTCGATTGGGCTAACCAATCTTATAATATGGTGATCACTACGACTATATTCCCAATATATTATGTTTATTTTACCACTAACCAGAAAACTCATTATGACAAAGTTTTCTTCTTCGGTCATCAATTTAAAAATACTGTACTTCAAAGTTATGTGTTGGGGACATCATATTTGCTTATCGTATTGATGCTGCCCATATTAACATCTATTGCTGACTATAAGGGGAATAAAAAACGATATCTTCAATTTTTTACATGGATGGGCGCTCTTTCTTGTGCTGGTTTATTTTGGTTTAAACCGGTAGCCAATGGAGTTCCTCCACTTGAACTTCCCCTAATATTCTATGGACTTGCTTGTATTGGATATTGTGGAGGATTTGTTTTTTATAATTCTTATCTCCCACAAATAGCGACTCTCGAAAAGCAAGACGATGTTAGTGCAAAAGGTTTTATGTATGGATATGTAGGAAGTTTGGTACTACAGTTGTTATGCTTATTGGTGATTCAAAAACCCACGTGGTTTGGTTTGATAAATGATGACCTGCCATCTCGAATTTCTTTCCTAATGGTATTTGTATGGTGGATGGGTTTTTCGATCATACCTTTTAGAATTTTGCCAAAAGGAGAGCCTAATGCAGGCAAACATAACTATAACGTACTGACTGGTGGGTTTAAAGAACTTGCCAGGGTATTTAAAAAAGTGCGAACTATGCCTTTATTAAAACGTTTTCTTTCTTCATTCTTCTTTTATTCAGTTGGCGTTCAAACCATAATGTTAGTCGCCGCTCAATTTGCGTCAAAAGAATTAAATATTGGAGAGGATACTCTTATTCCAATTATTCTAGTGATTCAAGTAGTTGGAGTTATAGGTGCATATGCTACTGCCAAATTATCTGACAAGTATGGCAATGTGAAAACGCTTGTTGGCTTGGTCTCTATTTGGACGGTGCTTTGCTTGCTTGTATATTTCGTTTCAAATACACCTCAATTTTTTGCGGCAGCGGTAGTGGTAGGGGCAGTTATGGGCGGAGTACAATCTATTTCCCGTTCTACTTATTCCAAATACCTTCCGCCAAATATACCTGATACTGCTTCCTATTTTAGTTTTTATGATGTTACTGAAAAGTCATCGATTGTAGTGGGCTTGTTTGTTTTCGGGCTTGTCGAGGCATTGAGCGGAAAAATGCGCAATTCTGCGCTCGTTTTGGACGGCTTTTTTGCAGTGGGTTTGATTTTGATGGTCGCTTTATTGGTTGCCGAAAACAAATCAAAAAAACAGGCATTGGTTGCAGCGTAA
- a CDS encoding tetratricopeptide repeat protein, protein MKYLIIIILFLLSGTRLFAQDKSLIHKGNELYKQQKYKEAEENYRKAAEKKNQDVTSNFNLGDALYKQKKFADAGEQFNKLASAPRNNKAIAAQAYHNLGNSFLENKKLEESIDAYKKALLNNPKDDETRYNLAYAQEKLKQQQQQNKKNQNNKNQDNKNQQNKDNKNQDNKNNKDQNKQNQDKQNQNQDKKDQQNGQQKDQLSKEDAERMLDALNNDEKQTQDKLKNKKLKGAKLNITKDW, encoded by the coding sequence ATGAAGTATTTAATTATCATCATATTATTTTTACTGAGCGGAACCCGGTTGTTTGCGCAGGATAAAAGCTTGATCCATAAAGGTAATGAACTTTACAAGCAGCAGAAATACAAGGAGGCTGAGGAAAATTACCGTAAAGCCGCTGAAAAGAAAAATCAGGACGTGACAAGCAATTTTAACCTTGGTGATGCTCTTTACAAACAAAAGAAGTTTGCCGATGCCGGCGAACAGTTTAATAAACTGGCTTCGGCTCCACGTAATAATAAGGCTATAGCGGCACAAGCGTATCATAACCTGGGAAATTCGTTCCTGGAGAATAAAAAACTGGAGGAAAGTATTGATGCTTACAAAAAGGCGCTGTTGAATAACCCGAAAGACGATGAAACGCGCTATAACCTGGCTTATGCCCAGGAAAAGCTAAAGCAGCAGCAACAACAAAATAAGAAGAACCAGAATAATAAAAATCAGGACAACAAAAACCAGCAAAACAAGGATAATAAGAACCAGGACAATAAGAACAATAAAGATCAGAATAAGCAAAACCAGGATAAGCAAAATCAAAACCAGGATAAAAAAGATCAGCAAAACGGGCAGCAAAAGGATCAACTTTCAAAAGAAGATGCTGAACGGATGCTTGATGCGCTGAATAATGATGAAAAGCAAACCCAGGATAAATTGAAAAATAAAAAGCTGAAAGGCGCTAAATTAAATATTACGAAAGATTGGTAG
- a CDS encoding BatD family protein, protein MKLRYSILTFLLFCTGTLFGQGIKFTASVNKNPVATGDIVEITFAVNGNAERFSPPQFTGFQVAGGPNESQSMEIINGNSSVSMSYSYELMAVKEGDFTIGPATTIVNGHSYTTNPIRIKVIKGRSVPQNSSAQTQNGPDNSITSAKTSNLAKSIFIKAVVDKSNVYMGQQITLSYRLYVRGVGIEQNQPDAIPELNGFWSEDIKHTQQQVQWHTETYKGERYNVADLKQTILFPEREGNLTIDPLGMKFVLRVQAPSEDIMDQFFGSYKQVPYTTKSAPVTIHVKPLPQAGKPDSFTGAVGEFQIESSVDKTTLKANDALNYKVKVSGRGNIKLLKTLSTNFPADFDKYDPKITDSVIENENGVAGDRYYNYLLIPRHQGDYTIDPLKFSYFNPAANRYVTLTTKAFHIKVDKGNSQSNVTAFSDGDKQDIKMLDKDIRYIKTDDSSLSNSGDLFFGSFGYYILLLLGPCLCFAAYLYRNWLIKNNSDIVKVKSRQAGKIAAKHLANAQNQLQAGNAKAFYEDVFKGLYGYLSDKLNIQYANLNKETIASAMKEKKVSSRLLDQLQDTLDLCEMARYAPVTHISEREVFEKAKSIINEIENEI, encoded by the coding sequence ATGAAACTAAGGTATTCCATATTAACATTTCTCCTTTTTTGTACCGGCACTTTATTTGGGCAGGGTATAAAATTTACAGCGTCGGTAAATAAAAATCCGGTGGCCACAGGAGATATTGTTGAAATTACTTTTGCGGTAAACGGGAATGCAGAGCGGTTTAGCCCGCCACAGTTTACCGGTTTCCAGGTTGCGGGCGGCCCTAATGAATCGCAAAGTATGGAAATTATTAACGGCAACTCGTCAGTTAGTATGTCTTACAGTTATGAACTGATGGCTGTAAAGGAAGGAGATTTTACCATTGGCCCCGCCACAACTATTGTTAATGGACATAGTTATACAACAAATCCCATCAGGATAAAAGTTATAAAAGGGCGGTCTGTTCCCCAAAACAGTTCGGCGCAAACACAAAACGGCCCTGATAATAGCATTACCTCGGCTAAAACCTCCAACCTGGCAAAGTCCATATTTATAAAAGCTGTTGTTGACAAAAGCAATGTGTACATGGGGCAGCAAATCACGCTAAGTTACCGGCTATATGTACGGGGGGTAGGCATCGAACAAAACCAGCCTGATGCAATCCCTGAATTAAACGGTTTTTGGAGCGAAGACATCAAGCACACGCAACAGCAGGTGCAATGGCATACGGAAACTTACAAAGGGGAGCGATACAATGTAGCCGACCTGAAGCAAACCATTTTGTTTCCGGAAAGGGAGGGTAATTTGACGATTGATCCGCTCGGGATGAAGTTCGTTTTACGGGTACAGGCGCCTTCAGAAGATATCATGGACCAATTCTTCGGCTCATATAAGCAAGTTCCCTATACTACTAAAAGCGCACCGGTAACCATTCATGTAAAACCATTGCCGCAAGCTGGTAAACCTGATAGTTTTACCGGCGCCGTGGGGGAATTTCAAATAGAAAGTTCGGTCGATAAAACAACGCTCAAAGCGAATGATGCGCTGAACTATAAAGTTAAAGTTTCAGGCCGGGGTAATATAAAGTTGCTTAAAACATTAAGTACCAATTTTCCGGCTGATTTTGACAAGTACGATCCAAAAATAACAGATTCGGTAATTGAAAATGAAAATGGTGTTGCAGGCGACCGCTATTATAATTACCTGCTGATCCCGCGGCATCAGGGCGATTATACGATTGACCCACTTAAATTTTCTTATTTTAATCCGGCTGCCAACCGGTATGTAACTTTAACCACCAAAGCATTTCATATAAAGGTTGATAAAGGCAATTCACAAAGTAACGTTACTGCCTTTTCGGACGGCGATAAACAGGACATTAAAATGCTGGATAAAGACATCAGGTATATCAAAACTGATGACAGCAGTCTGAGTAACAGCGGTGATTTGTTTTTTGGCTCATTTGGATATTATATATTGTTGTTGCTGGGCCCTTGTTTATGTTTTGCCGCCTATTTGTATCGTAACTGGCTTATCAAAAACAACAGCGACATTGTTAAAGTAAAAAGCAGGCAGGCTGGTAAAATTGCAGCCAAACATTTGGCTAATGCGCAAAATCAATTGCAGGCAGGTAATGCAAAAGCATTTTATGAAGATGTTTTTAAGGGTTTGTATGGTTATTTAAGCGATAAGCTGAATATTCAATACGCCAACCTTAATAAAGAAACCATTGCCTCGGCAATGAAGGAGAAAAAAGTAAGCAGCCGTTTGCTCGATCAGCTACAGGATACGCTTGATCTTTGCGAAATGGCCCGGTATGCGCCGGTTACCCATATTTCTGAAAGGGAAGTATTTGAGAAGGCAAAAAGCATTATTAATGAGATAGAAAATGAAATATAG
- a CDS encoding tetratricopeptide repeat protein translates to MKYSMLKRLFYLLVIVFPLLSFGNDDAAMLFKKANDLYAKSQYKEALNTYQQIIDDDHQSAAVFFNMGNAAYKTGDIPSALLYFEKAHKLSPGDEDINFNLKYANLKTTDKIDAAPEFFLSRWWRAFILSISAKVLSVWSVLFVLAASGALALYFFGNSVSVKKASFYGALALFFLGGLSIFMANRQLSYFDDHKQAIVFSNSVNVKSGPVDKSGTLFVIHEGTKVNIMDSNNGWMKVSLANGNEGWIKTTNVKEI, encoded by the coding sequence ATGAAATATAGTATGCTAAAGCGCTTGTTTTATTTACTGGTTATTGTTTTCCCGTTGCTGTCTTTTGGCAATGACGATGCGGCTATGCTTTTTAAAAAAGCGAATGATTTGTATGCGAAATCTCAATATAAAGAGGCGTTAAATACCTACCAGCAAATAATTGACGATGATCATCAATCAGCTGCGGTATTTTTTAATATGGGAAATGCTGCATATAAAACGGGCGATATCCCTTCAGCCTTGCTTTACTTTGAAAAAGCCCATAAGCTTTCGCCTGGTGATGAAGATATTAACTTCAATCTGAAGTATGCCAATTTAAAGACTACGGATAAAATTGATGCTGCACCCGAGTTTTTTTTGAGCAGGTGGTGGCGGGCATTTATATTAAGTATTTCGGCAAAGGTTTTATCCGTTTGGAGTGTGCTATTTGTTTTAGCGGCTTCCGGCGCTCTGGCACTTTACTTTTTCGGTAATTCCGTTTCAGTAAAGAAAGCTTCTTTTTATGGTGCACTCGCTCTTTTCTTTTTAGGCGGTCTTTCAATTTTCATGGCTAACAGGCAACTAAGCTATTTTGACGACCATAAACAGGCCATTGTTTTTAGCAATTCAGTAAATGTAAAAAGTGGCCCGGTTGATAAATCCGGAACTTTGTTTGTAATTCATGAAGGCACTAAAGTAAATATCATGGATAGCAATAACGGATGGATGAAGGTGAGCCTTGCAAATGGTAATGAAGGCTGGATAAAGACGACCAACGTAAAAGAAATATAG
- a CDS encoding vWA domain-containing protein, whose translation MLKFANPEFLWGLLIVPLFVLLFLAVTRWKKKAVGALGDKKVVEMMIPQVSFSRPWLKFILFIAAWSMLIVGAADPQIGSKMEEEKKKGADLMILLDVSNSMLSQDMAPNRLENAKRAIAQLIDNLHNDRIGIVVFAGEAYVQLPVTTDYSAAKLFLNTINTGMVPTQGTAIGAAIDMGMKSFDFKDGTGKAMIIITDGENHEDDAVAAAKHAAEKDVMVNVIGMGSEKGAPIPIFQNGKQVGFHTDSAGTTVVSKLNEDMCKEITAAGQGVYVRATDANAGLNIVMGQIAKVQRKTYDSKSFKNFEDRFQFFLAVAFILLVVEFFISNRKSLRLSGLNLFEVKKT comes from the coding sequence ATGCTAAAATTTGCCAACCCGGAATTTTTATGGGGATTGTTGATCGTCCCTTTATTTGTATTGCTTTTTCTTGCGGTAACCCGGTGGAAAAAAAAGGCCGTTGGTGCATTGGGTGATAAAAAAGTGGTGGAGATGATGATTCCGCAGGTGTCTTTTTCGCGGCCATGGCTAAAATTTATTTTATTTATAGCAGCCTGGTCAATGCTGATCGTCGGAGCTGCTGATCCGCAAATCGGATCGAAAATGGAGGAGGAAAAAAAGAAGGGCGCCGACCTGATGATTCTGCTCGATGTTTCAAATAGTATGCTTTCGCAGGATATGGCCCCCAACCGGCTGGAAAATGCCAAAAGAGCTATTGCGCAACTGATCGACAACTTACATAATGATCGAATTGGCATCGTTGTTTTTGCCGGAGAGGCTTATGTACAACTACCAGTGACGACAGATTACTCGGCAGCAAAACTATTTTTAAATACCATTAATACCGGAATGGTTCCGACCCAGGGCACTGCCATTGGCGCCGCTATTGATATGGGCATGAAATCGTTTGATTTTAAAGATGGCACAGGCAAAGCAATGATCATTATCACAGATGGCGAAAATCACGAAGACGATGCCGTTGCGGCCGCAAAACATGCTGCAGAAAAAGATGTGATGGTAAATGTGATTGGTATGGGCTCAGAAAAAGGTGCGCCGATCCCTATTTTTCAAAACGGGAAACAGGTGGGGTTTCATACGGATAGCGCCGGGACTACCGTTGTTAGTAAACTGAATGAGGATATGTGCAAGGAGATTACAGCTGCAGGCCAGGGCGTTTATGTGCGGGCCACTGATGCCAATGCCGGGCTGAATATTGTGATGGGGCAGATAGCTAAAGTGCAACGGAAAACCTATGACAGTAAATCATTTAAGAATTTTGAGGACCGTTTCCAGTTCTTCCTGGCTGTTGCTTTTATTTTATTAGTTGTTGAATTCTTTATCTCGAACAGGAAAAGTTTAAGGCTAAGTGGTTTGAATTTATTTGAAGTGAAAAAAACATGA
- a CDS encoding DinB family protein, whose product MKRVKLLFALLALTFASSTVFAQFTQTQQIAEWQRAKVYTRAYLDAMPEDGYGFKATPEIRSFAQQMLHLADANYYFASSASGVTSPMKGSAEKTVAQTKEATTKAVMDSYDFVIASLQGMTAAQLDEMGSVEGKSVSKANIFGKAFEHQTHHRGQCVIYLRLKGVTPPGEMLF is encoded by the coding sequence ATGAAACGAGTAAAATTATTATTTGCGTTGCTGGCATTAACTTTTGCCAGCAGTACGGTATTTGCGCAATTTACGCAAACACAACAAATTGCCGAGTGGCAGCGGGCCAAAGTATACACCAGGGCTTACCTTGATGCTATGCCGGAAGATGGCTACGGATTCAAGGCTACCCCTGAGATCCGTTCGTTTGCGCAGCAAATGCTTCACCTGGCGGATGCCAATTATTATTTTGCATCGTCAGCAAGCGGGGTAACCAGCCCAATGAAGGGGTCTGCAGAAAAAACAGTTGCCCAAACAAAAGAAGCCACTACAAAAGCGGTAATGGACAGTTATGATTTTGTGATTGCCTCACTGCAGGGGATGACAGCGGCACAATTGGATGAAATGGGCAGTGTTGAGGGTAAATCTGTTTCAAAAGCGAATATTTTCGGTAAGGCATTTGAGCACCAAACCCACCACCGTGGGCAATGTGTGATTTACCTGCGCCTGAAAGGCGTAACGCCTCCGGGCGAGATGTTGTTTTAA